A stretch of the Zeugodacus cucurbitae isolate PBARC_wt_2022May chromosome 6, idZeuCucr1.2, whole genome shotgun sequence genome encodes the following:
- the LOC105211267 gene encoding neuropeptide FF receptor 2: protein MSSAEEVNMMNYSDINFPEDRIWKRLPDWEITLKVSTFVPVIVFGLYGNFVMLQLIVLNRPLRTPTNMLVGNMAVADMLTLLICPVMFMINDFYQNYQLGSIGCKMEGFLDVAFLITAVLNLSAVSYDRLTAIVLPSETRLTMWGVRFAIAFTWMGGFLIALPLALYRTYKVRVWRNFKEMYCKENPQILPKYWYVLITVMVWLPLSVMLICYSAIFYKLDRYEKRVLNREHPLAVSYKKTVAKTLFIVVIVFIVLRLPFTILVILRDQYITTNDSYIHISFHIFWYISQYLMFLNAAVNPLIYGFNNDNFRRAYDQTPLCNCIKRNPNKIQTNKSSCCNGCMCSILKWCKLICCCFSLSAKKTFSFTGDQQVQNAEVARSARASVVVAEVPTKETNVNVVQTTYNRFDNEGYHNNVISEGFI from the exons ATGTCTTCTGCGGAGGAAGTAAATATG ATGAACTATAGTGACATCAACTTTCCTGAAGATCGCATATGGAAACGTTTGCCCGATTGGGAAATAACGCTCAAGGTCTCCACATTTGTGCCGGTCATCGTTTTCGGTTTATATGGCAATTTCGTCATGTTGCAGCTGATCGTACTAAATCGTCCGCTACGCACGCCCACCAATATGCTAGTGGGCAATATGGCAGTAGCCGATATGTTGACACTACTGATATGTCCTGTGATGTTTATGATCAACGATTTCTATCAGAACTATCAACTGGGTTCGATCGGTTGCAAAATGGAAGGTTTCCTGGATGTGGCTTTTCTCATCACAGCCGTTTTAAATTTATCGGCTGTCAGTTATGATCGCCTAACAGCTATCGTACTGCCGTCGGAAACACGCTTAACAATGTGGGGTGTGAGATTTGCGATTGCCTTCACATGGATGGGTGGTTTTTTGATAGCACTGCCATTGGCTTTATATAGAACGTATAAG GTGCGTGTGTGGAGGAACTTCAAGGAGATGTATTGCAAAGAGAATCCGCAAATCTTACCAAAATATTGGTACGTGTTAATTACAGTTATGGTATGGCTGCCGCTGAGCGTAATGCTAATATGTTATTCAGCGATTTTCTATAAG CTCGATCGCTATGAGAAACGTGTACTCAATCGTGAGCACCCACTTGCAGTATCTTATAAGAAAACTGTTGCCAAAACGCTCTTCATTGTGGTGATCGTTTTCATTGTATTGCGTTTACCATTCACAATTTTGGTCATACTGCGTGATCAATACATAACTACAAAcgatagttacatacatattagttTCCACATCTTCTGGTATATATCACAATATTTAATGTTCCTAAACGCAGCAGTGAATCCGCTGATCTATGGTtttaacaatgacaactttaGACGCGCTTACGATCAGACACCGCTTTGTAACTGTATAAAACGGAATCCcaacaaaatacaaactaaT AAATCTTCCTGTTGCAATGGCTGCATGTGCTCCATTTTGAAATGGTGCAAACTGatctgttgttgtttcagtttAAGCGCTAAAAAGACTTTCTCTTTTACTGGTGATCAACAAGTTCAGAACGCCGAGGTGGCGCGCAGTGCAAGGGCGTCAGTTGTGGTGGCGGAGGTGCCGACGAAAGAGACGAATGTAAATGTGGTACAAACGACATATAATCGCTTCGACAATGAGGGTTACCACAATAATGTTATAAGTGAAggttttatatga
- the Ttpal_16 gene encoding alpha-tocopherol transfer protein-like → MVILRPLPDDLAKTATEELNEKPDDNDYFVNSLREWAEKQPHLRARTDDQFLMAFLRGSKFSLEKAKQKLENFYILRAAMPEIFRNRNLSEPKYEAIVKSGAAAFLPEPVGDGGPLVILLRPSEFNMELHSINDVMKVGSMMIDILMQENDRVFIAGYTFIIDLGNISKSVLMNFEPEFVRKLTILVNKAAPTRMKGFHFINVLPIFEKLFGMVKSVISAKLKDRFYVHGNNFEDLYKHVPKHVLPKEYGGDCDVKSLAADWWQKLNDYQKFFEDEEQYGVTEGYEKLKQVKQLIEDTSVLQGTDGSFRQLEFD, encoded by the exons ATGGTGATCTTACGCCCACTACCCGACGATTTGGCTAAAACAGCCACCGAAGAGTTGAACGAGAAGCCCGACGACAATGACTACTTTGTGAATTCCCTGCGCGAATGGGCTGAGAAGCAGCCACATCTGCGCGCGCGCACTGACGATCAATTCCTGATGGCCTTCCTGCGCGGCTCCAAGTTCAGCCTGGAGAAGGCGAAACAGAAATTGGAAAACTTCTATATACTGCGCGCTGCCATGCCGGAAATCTTTCGCAATCGCAATTTGAGCGAGCCAAAATACGAGGCGATCGTTAAATCGGG TGCTGCAGCTTTTTTGCCCGAACCCGTTGGTGATGGCGGCCCACTGGTGATACTGCTGCGCCCCAGCGAATTCAATATGGAGCTACACTCGATCAATGATGTGATGAAAGTCGGCTCAATGATGATTGATATACTTATGCAGGAGAATGATCGTGTCTTCATCGCTGGTTATACGTTTATCATTGATCTGGGTAATATCTCAAAATCTGTGCTGATGAATTTCGAACCGGAATTCGTGCGCAAGTTAACCATACTGGTCAATAAAGCGGCGCCCACACGCATGAAGGGTTTCCATTTCATCAATGTGCTGccgattttcgaaaaattattcggTATGGTGAAGAGTGTGATTAGTGCAAAGCTGAAGGATAGG TTCTATGTGCATGGCAACAATTTCGAGGATCTCTACAAACACGTACCCAAACATGTGCTACCCAAGGAGTATGGCGGTGATTGTGATGTGAAAAGCCTGGCTGCTGATTGGTGGCAAAAACTGAATGATTATCAAAAATTCTTTGAGGATGAGGAACAATATGGCGTGACTGAGGGTtatgaaaaactaaaacaagTGAAACAACTGATCGAGGATACTAGTGTGTTGCAAGGCACCGACGGTTCTTTCCGCCAATTGGAATTCGATTAA
- the LOC105211230 gene encoding RWD domain-containing protein 2A, producing the protein MDTDDQPTIQLEQLNERELYVQCISKQLEELDLLSSIYCTPGEMHIFDASVISDFNDFLNTPTVVPTQVLKAHLDYVISVSVLHGKSKEKVDIRIELPNLYPLLENAIVTVISALLGKAKEMHLKREIEKYIASMDKSECYVFQVVSWLQDELNELIMRDASEFELKKQSAVDNECALECERLWIYSHHIKSKKKRQEIQRVARNMDLSGFSRPGKPGIICVEGLHEHTQEFWRTLKAMHWQHITICKSELWQGKLAQRRRFDGFKEQLFCDDLDNEEGVMNMALFMKYLETHKSGYMKKELFGLE; encoded by the coding sequence atGGACACCGACGATCAGCCGACCATACAACTGGAACAACTGAACGAACGTGAGCTATATGTGCAATGCATTAGCAAGCAATTGGAGGAGCTGGACTTGCTCTCATCGATCTATTGTACACCCGGCGAAATGCATATCTTCGATGCGAGCGTCATCAGCGACTTCAATGACTTTCTCAATACGCCCACAGTTGTACCCACGCAGGTGTTGAAGGCACATTTGGATTATGTGATTTCCGTTAGTGTGTTGCATGGCAAGTCCAAAGAGAAGGTGGATATACGCATTGAATTGCCCAATCTCTATCCGCTGCTGGAGAACGCCATTGTTACGGTAATCAGCGCGCTTTTGGGCAAAGCtaaagaaatgcatttaaagcGTGAAATTGAGAAGTACATAGCAAGCATGGATAAGAGTGAATGTTATGTCTTTCAAGTGGTGTCCTGGCTGCAGGATGAACTCAACGAGTTGATCATGCGTGATGCCAGCGAATTCGAGTTGAAAAAGCAGTCAGCAGTGGATAATGAGTGCGCATTGGAATGTGAGCGTTTGTGGATTTACTCGCACCACATTAAATCGAAGAAAAAGCGTCAAGAGATACAAAGAGTGGCGCGCAATATGGATTTGAGTGGTTTCTCGCGCCCAGGCAAGCCGGGCATTATATGCGTAGAGGGTTTGCATGAGCACACGCAGGAATTTTGGCGCACACTCAAAGCTATGCACTGGCAGCACATAACGATTTGCAAGAGCGAACTGTGGCAGGGTAAATTGGCGCAACGTCGGCGTTTCGATGGTTTCAAGGAGCAGCTCTTCTGCGATGATCTCGACAATGAGGAGGGTGTAATGAATATGGCGCTCTTTATGAAATACTTGGAAACGCACAAATCGGGTTATATGAAGAAAGAGCTCTTCGGTTTGGAGTAG